One stretch of Paenibacillus sp. FSL R5-0341 DNA includes these proteins:
- a CDS encoding urea carboxylase-associated family protein, which yields MNIKQPHKQSFRIPAKTGYALKVNKGSLLRITDLEGQQVIDFVAYDAQDANHRLDPGVTMDVLRTYRIKPGQFVYSNQYQPLLKIVRDTVGVHDFFNSACRPEMYEVLYDKKDHASCYHNLNTALEPFGILPPDQHYPFNLFMKSVVDDQGKIDVVAPDSRAGDYIEMEALIDLTIGLSACPCEESSCNGYHCTPIQLDVESLTE from the coding sequence ATGAATATCAAACAGCCTCATAAACAGTCCTTTCGTATCCCTGCCAAAACGGGATATGCCCTGAAAGTAAACAAGGGTTCTTTATTACGTATAACAGATCTGGAGGGACAGCAGGTCATTGATTTTGTGGCTTATGATGCGCAAGATGCTAACCATCGCTTGGACCCGGGCGTGACAATGGATGTATTGCGCACTTACCGAATCAAACCTGGGCAGTTTGTATATTCCAATCAATATCAACCCTTACTCAAGATTGTGCGTGACACAGTTGGGGTACATGATTTCTTCAACTCTGCTTGTCGTCCCGAGATGTATGAGGTGTTATATGATAAAAAGGATCACGCTAGTTGTTATCACAATCTGAACACGGCATTGGAACCCTTCGGCATCTTACCACCGGATCAACACTATCCGTTTAATCTGTTTATGAAGTCCGTTGTAGACGATCAAGGCAAAATTGATGTTGTAGCTCCCGACTCTCGTGCAGGTGATTATATCGAAATGGAAGCATTAATCGACCTCACGATTGGTCTCTCCGCCTGTCCTTGTGAAGAAAGTTCATGCAACGGCTACCACTGCACTCCAATTCAATTGGATGTAGAATCTTTAACAGAGTAG
- a CDS encoding LysE family translocator encodes MSVLFSYIILGISLSAPIGPINAAQLDRGARHGFMHAWILGLGAMFADLVYMLLIYFGVAHFLDTPFMRSFLWSFGSFILIYTGVETLSKLKQGIQGTSTAEATVRKSFISGFLMALSNPLNILFWLGIYGSILATTVKHTDTAHLLLYSSGIFIGILLWDVIMAGMASRFHKHSSENVLRWISIISGICLIGFGLYFGYEAVRSIFF; translated from the coding sequence ATGTCTGTACTGTTCAGTTATATTATTCTGGGAATCTCATTATCTGCTCCAATCGGTCCGATTAACGCCGCTCAACTTGACCGCGGAGCCAGGCACGGATTCATGCACGCCTGGATTTTAGGACTCGGCGCCATGTTTGCAGACTTGGTGTATATGCTGTTGATTTATTTTGGGGTTGCCCATTTTCTGGACACGCCGTTTATGCGCTCTTTTCTCTGGTCATTCGGCAGTTTTATTCTCATTTACACGGGAGTGGAAACGCTCTCGAAGCTGAAACAGGGGATTCAAGGTACATCTACTGCGGAAGCGACTGTTCGAAAATCGTTTATATCCGGCTTTTTGATGGCCCTGTCCAATCCACTGAATATTTTGTTTTGGCTTGGTATCTATGGCTCCATTCTCGCGACGACTGTGAAACATACGGATACCGCTCATTTGCTGCTATACAGTTCAGGCATATTCATTGGCATCTTGTTGTGGGATGTTATTATGGCTGGCATGGCCAGTCGATTCCACAAACATAGCAGTGAGAACGTATTGCGCTGGATCTCCATCATTTCGGGAATCTGCCTGATCGGATTTGGTTTGTATTTCGGGTACGAAGCTGTGCGTTCCATATTTTTCTGA